Part of the Camarhynchus parvulus chromosome 11, STF_HiC, whole genome shotgun sequence genome, AAGAACATTCAAGGATCTATTACACTTCTAAAAAATTAAtggattattttcttattttctgcctTAGAGTTCTGGGTTGATTTCAGTTTACTTACACATAAGAGAGCTGAATAGCATTTTGCTGAAGACAAAAATAAGTTCCAGTTCTGAGTTCAGACAAAGCAGGAAAGTTTGGAACTGTCAATCTGACAGTACTCAACTGTACATGTCATGACTAACACACTGAGACACTTATTTTTGTATCTTCAATCTACAGTATCTGCTTACAGTTGTCacatatttatttacttgtCATTAAAAGATGTGacctttccttctccatttcctGGTTTCTTTGAGCTAGCCATCCACAGCTCTTGGCTAACAATGCTGCTAAGCTGAACCTTGTCTGgtctttttgtgcttttgtgcTTCTTGGGCCTGTTCAGTATGCCTGAAAGAGCTTCTGGTTATGGTAGAAAactggcactgctcagcaggaaATCAACATTTTAGACACttcatgaaattatttcatctgaATTAATTTGACATTAATGCACTACTACTCATTGCACATTCTTAGATTGAGTCATGGCTGATTAATGTGTGCAGATGTCAATGCTGCAATGTGCTCAGCACAGACAGAGTGCCTTGCACAGCACTCACGGGTTCACATTAGCCGAGTTTAGTCCACGAGGGGGAGCATGAAAGCAGGAACCACAGGAGAATGGATCCTGAGTTCCACTTGACAGCAAAGTTCACATCCTTGATGCCACCTTGGAGCAGATTTACTGAATCTGgttgagaagaaaaaatgctgaTGGATGGAgactgtgtttttgtttttctggataTTTGTTTTCAAACTCTCCttcctctcaaaaaaaaaaatctttaaatctCATTAAGTCTCTCAAGTCTTTCAAACACTTGTTTCCTTGATTCTCAAGGTCTCATCAAAACGCAGCACATTGAGCTCTTAGGCCACCATGTTCTAGCCAAGACTTACAAATTTTAGCAAAGATCTATTGAAAAGTCTTTTCTTCACTCATTTGGGAGTTTGCTCATGACTGTCAAGCATGTGTTTGTGTGAACAGAGTGAACAGAGCTACCAAACACCAGCTGCCACAAGCATTAACCCCATACAAAGTGTCAGAGAGCTTTCCATccctgggctgccagcagcacccccagccttcccagagccctgaacccacagctcctgcagggctccaagctgccccacagctgctccccaccACCTCAGTATTATTTCATGGctcatatttaaattattctacATTATTCTAAATTAttctaaattatttctattatgCCGACTGCAGATAAAAAGTAGCATGAACAGTTTTCTTTGTAACTACATAAAATGAGCCAGTTTATAATCATACATAATATTTTAGCTCATTAGGTGTGATAATTTATGTGAATTGAACTGTGCAGGGTCAGGACTTGGGCTTTATGATCCTgataggtcccttccaatcagcatattctgtgattctgtcaaaGGTTAATGATTTGGAGCTGCTGTAGTAAATGTTATACAATTTGGAGAGGCAAAAATAACAGCTGGATACTCAAAAACTGCAATGTGAAATTCTACATTAGATTCAATAAAAATACTTGCACCCCATAAAATTTTTACATTGCTTTAGTTTTAACTTCCTAACTTAACTCACACTGAAACTTACTCTCCAGTGTTTTAGAGGTCCTAGGCATAACAAATTATCACTATACAAAACTTATTTGTAATAATAAAGtttattaaaatgctttgttttattaaataaaacagagcCTGCAGTATTTCAGATGATTATGCCCAGAAAGGGGTCTTTTCAATGTTCTATAATCCATACATTTGAACTCATGGAACATCATAAACATATGCACATTTACTTTCAAACAAATTCAATATGAATACTGTATCTATAGTGCTTCACATTATACACCACTGATCTACCATCACAGAGGAGATCAAAATTTGAGATCAAGTCACACAACACTGAAGAACACAAGAGAGCTCTTCAATACTGGAGTTGTTTTAATctgaaagggaggaaaaaaagggaaaaggtcACACTAAACAGTCACACACCACATCTGGAACATTTCATTACTCGAGCAGTTTCTTAAACCTTAGTTGCAGAGAGAGAGATCTGAGTTGCATCAGATAAAACATTTGGCACCATGAAGCATTGGTGCCACACAACAGATCTCTCTGAATGGAATCTTAGCAGACAATGTTTATTCCAATGTTCCCAACTCAAGAGAAGtagataaattaaaatattaatttccacCTGCACTAGTTCAATTTTAAATTCCAATTCAAAAATATCAGTCATCTTTAATTATAATGTCCATTAGCTGTGCTAGGCCTGTGTGTTTAGTTGTCTTTACCTTAAGAGGCTTCAATCCTAAAATTAATTACCCTATAGATTAAAATGGCTAATATTTGTACTCTTTCCTCACCAAAGTGAGCAAGATTTTATCTTCATAAAGAAACTGGCTTATTCATATTTGCTGCAAATACGTTCACTAGAATGACAACTCATAAATTCATGTTTTAGTTATTCACTGTAAAATTTGCAAGTGTTTGAGTAACCTTTCTGCTTACCTTCTAAGAAGTTCTTTAGGTGACAAGCCTGTGGTATCCATATCACTAAGGCTGTCACTGCTATCTGTAGTGTCTGAGCTGCTgtctttttctgattttttattcttgtgttttcctttgtttttctgcttcttatgcttctttttctgtaaaaagaacagaaataatccTTTATCTCCTTGTGAAAGTCTTGGATTTTTCTGAAtgtcaacaaaataaaaaagtgaatttCAGTATGGGCTCAAAGCTTAACTGAAACAGAACACCTATctaagcttaaaaaaattataaaccaAAATCCATTTAATCCAAGCACTCAACTCTCCCTAAAGCAGATGTTTCATTACAGTTATTTGAATATAAGGCATGAATGCAATTCCCAGAATGTGTCTGACATCTTCCACACAGAACATGAAACTACCCCCAATATTGTACCTGTAGTCACATGTGTGCATAGGGGAAAAGCAGCATCATAGCAGGATAATTTTCTGGTTTCAAAACACCAACAAAATTCTGTTGCTTAAATTCTTGTCCCcagtatatattttttcaacaACCAAGCATAAATAATAAAGCATTTTGAAAGGCAGATCAAAGCATCAATAAAtcaaaaatcagtatttaaatttattaccttttccttttttcgTTTACGTTCTTTCTTAGTCTTGTGCCTCTCTCTGATTTTCCTatgcttttctttcctactaggcccaggaaaagctgctggcaCCTCTGTTTGTTGTTGCCAAGTAGTGCCTAAAGTACAAAGCAAAtgtataaagaataaaaataaaaaaccaacaaaaatagGGTAATTTGGTTATTACATTCTGTATTACTTTTAACTAATATGACagttaaacaaacaaaacccctaactttaaaaaggaaattacatgTCTAAAACTCCTACCTGCAACATCCCTATTGTAATTAAATGCCTTTGCAATCTGTTAGAACATGAAATTGCAAGGCTGTCCTGTATTTTCACATCCATTTTTTATCATTACCTCTATAGTTAAAATAAACCTGGCACCCAGGCAAAGAGGTTCCTGTTGGTGGGTCATAGCACGGCAACAAAACATTTGGTGATGCCTGTTTATATAACACACATTTAAGAGATAGATGTCCTATtcacaaatgcttttttaaagagagataTGTTTTTTATATGCAATTTCAATATTTACACTTTAGATGCTTACAAAACCTACCAGGTGAAAAAGCTGGTGGCAACTTTGGTCCAAATTCCTCTGCTGCATCTAGCTCCTGCTTTGAAGTAGGCAATGAAGGAATGCCAGAATCAGTTGTAGCAGTCACACTCtctatgaaaaaaaccaaaacttgctatataaatattttttccaataagTATTGAAGAAAATTCCAGGAGGCTTTCTAAAAACCTTTAAGAAAGCAAACTGATCAGCATCCCCTATCTCTACGGACTGCTTTGGCCAACTGGGTAGCTGACATTCTGAAACAAATTTACCCTTTTAAACtacaaattattaattaaattgcTATTAGTGTATTTGTTTGCTTCCCTTTGGTAACAGTACTATTTTTCCATTACTCAGAATGAATAAAAAACTCCATGAGCTGTATAAGGTTAATAAACACTACAAGTTAAATGTTAATAGAACCAACTGTGACAGTAAGTGAACgaagtattttcatttgaagtatGTTCTTACACTAGATGTTTTGTTCCCCCTCACTGTTTAACAGGCATATTCCATACAGCAGTTTGCTTGTACACTCCACACAAAAGGTGAATGGCAATGCTAATAGCACTGCAACATGCAAAGCCCTATTCAGTGCTgtattgtttgcattttctgcaCAACCAGCTCTGCCAGTCTCTGATGACCTGCACTGTCCTAACAGTCCAAGAATGTGTGATTCAAAAGTGGAACTTTtacaaggaattaattttatgttGCATAAAAATGAACTTCCAGTAAGTACTACCTTGTAAATTAGAGGAAGAACTGTCTGCTACATCAGCTAGCTTGGTGGTTTCTGACTGTCTTTCTGAAGTAGTTGGTTGCTGTTCTTCATCACTCTCTTCTTCTTCAGAGGAAGATGATTTTTCATCTGAGGAGCTCACAAAGATGGCCTTAAATAAGTCCATGGGTGGTCGTTTGCTTTCTTCCTCCTGATCCTTATCTTCATCAGCTACCTGCTAAAGAGCATCACAACAAACTGTATTGAAGCACTAAAGAAACTAACAATCTCTCTCTGATAGGAATAACTTCAAGCATGCTGACAGGTATTTACAAAACATTTGGATGGCACAACAGCTGTGAAATAAACAGTCTTAGTCCCAAATAGTAAAGCTCTGAAACGCTGAGGAACTAAGCCAGTGTCCTATCAAGAGTAGTGCAGTTTGTGAAAATAGATCCCCAGATATTATAAATTCTAATTCATTAATTCAAACTTTAATTATATAATACTAAATttaagcaaaaggaaaatatcaccTTTCTCCCCAAAATATGCACTCTGTTCTatggaaaggagaaataaatacattctgTGCCTGTGAGCAGAGTGGTGGCAAAGTTACTGAATTTAGTTCCCAGACTACTGGgctacatttttcttctcttaagtCCTACTTCAAGAATAATCAGAAGTAAGGTGCAAACATCTTGCATCCCAGAATTATAACCTCAAAGTTCTTCAAAGAGCCATCTCATGCCTGTGCTCATCCTGAGTTGGGTCTTGTGCAAACTGATCTGTGCTCATATATTAACAATTCATATTAACGTATATAAACAATATTGACATATAAGACGGGTTATGAATTGCTTATATTTCTGGGTTTTCAAGGTTTACAGCTATTCCCTTTAAGTTCAAACCCTGTTGTAAACTCACCACAGAGGGAGGAGTTTCAGTTGTCCCAGTTCCACATTCTTCTTTGGCTGGCACTggcggctgctgctgagcatcaGCTTTTGATCTAGCAAGACTAATGAATTCACTGATGGaatctttcttctccttctctttatCTGACACATCCCACCTTGAAGATTTCTTTGGTTCTAAAACATCCAAAATATTCAAATCACCTGCATGCCAAATTGTTCTGCATTTCATGGCCTACttgattttaaattactctGCTTCTTCAgtttggcatttttaaaatatttctaatgaaTACTTGACCTATAAATGTCTTTTAGGTAGAAGAAATTAGCTTTGTATCACTAACTTCAGTTTTTATGtcactgaatttttattttcaattcctttgtttgggttttttaaatgaaaaaaaaatcacatggcTAGGTtctcaatgaaaaaaattacttttctgtacTATTATCTCATGTATAGCTAAATTAATAAAGTAACAACAAACTTACTGTTGAGACTGTTACTCTCTTGGATCTTTTCATTTGTTGCTTGAGCTACAGATGTGGTGGGCTCAGGCACagttaagaaattaaaaacagaatacTTGTCTCGTTTCACTTTTGGCAAACCCACTACAGAAGAACtagagggaaataaaattgtttGCTGATTATTGTATTGTATTAAACACAAAAAAGTTCTCAAATTAGCTACAACAATCTGAACTCCTACAGTAGTCCTTGAAATGCATGCTATTTTATCAGAGGTTACTGTATTTTGTGACACAAATAAAAACTTTGGGCAGTCCTGTATCACCTTATGACACAAGAAAACATCAACCCAGATTTTTCACAAGCAAATGAAAACCTCAGAATttataaaaagttttaaaaatataagtaTCAATTATCTTACTCAGGATATGGATCACGAACATTAAATCTTTTACACAGCAGCTTATCAGGATGCCATTCAAAGTTGTCTCTTGTGAGTTTGCCAAACATCTTCATCTTCACAGCTGTTTCCTTATCATCAATATCATTCTGAAAAAGTCAGACATTTATAgctgataaataatttttgtaaagagagatataaaatgtattttatatacaaTTGCAATGTGCAGAATTTATACTCTTTAATTtacagaataaatttaaattaatttaaaattaatttacagaaTTTATACTCAAAAATCTTACTGAAGTGTTGTAAGATTTATGAACAGGACAAATCCATCaatatttaaatgctgtttAACAAAGATTACTCTGTATGCACCAAGTGTTTTCAAAAGCTGCTAAACAGAAGGGCAACAAAACAGTGACATATCTTCATgagagtttaaaagaaaaagtcatcACTAAGGCAACAACTGCAGCTCCAATGTGTTAAAAGACAGCAAATACCTCTTGGTCTCGAGGAACTTCAACTTTGTCAACATCATCTTCATATTTGGCCCTGGTGAACCTGGATGAGAGTGTGGAATTTGAGGATCTGTAGAACATTGCTGCACGGAAGAACTCCTCCTGTTCTCTGCCTCGCTCCCACTCCGACATATTCTGGTCAAAAAACCGCTCCAATCTTTCTCCTGTAGGATGAGGAGAGAAATGCTTAGCAGAGATGGCAGCTTGCCTTGGGTCAAcacttttcaaacaaaaaataacattctTGCAAGtatttaatgaatatttatcCTAAGGGTAGTACTAACTCCAACTGTGTTAATCTCTGATAAATGGAGGTTGTTTTTCAAGACAGCAAGAATGACAGTATTTGCCAAATGCTAAATTgatattttaagtaattttactTGTAAAACTGATTCCTTACTCATTGCCCTTTAAAGAATGTTCAAAATACTTAACTGATGTAACAgatgattaaaacaaaaagtatAACCCAAAGCTTTATCAAATAAgtaaaacacagaacagaagaatGTAAGCCTGGCTATGCTTTGGTAACTTGCTGTGTGGTCTGTGAAGTGGCCACTGATAAATACAGAGTTTGCACACAGGTTTACAGCAACAGGTTCAGTTTCACTcccagaaggaagaggaaataacACCAGCCAAGCAAATACACGTACAGTAAAACAGACCTTTAACCATTccatttatttatacatttccATCATAATGACTAGGGAGGCACTTACAGTAATAACTGGGAATACTCAACTTTACCCAGGGAAAATCCCAGTCCTGAACTGAGATGTGGATTCAAAGCTCAAGTCGTCTGTCCCAATGCAGTAACCAGAAGAGGCTACTGaccacaaaatatttattttacgCAATgaaaaggacattaaaaaagacaaaaaccaaaaaaatcccaaatcacaACTAAAACAACAAACCCATGTTTTCCACCTGTCACCATATGCTTTCCTCTGTCAAATTTCCCTGGAgtccattttcttcttccccaaTAGCCCCTGTGTACttcaaaatttggaaaaaacccgatcctttttttttaagtttatttcAAGGCAATCTACAGTCATGGGTTGCTGATGAACTCCCTGGATCAAGGATCAATTTCAGCTTTTCATGCCttacagaaaaatcacagaactgGAGAACTCACCACAAGGCATTGTGAGTACCTAGTTTAATCTAATATACACCCCAGTGTCATTTAATATCAGAAACCTAAACAAAATGGAAGGAGACTGAAACAGCATGAAAAGAGATGATGAAGGAGGCAGgatgttttctggttttgagtaAGAGCTCTGCATGGATCCTGTGTTTTTGCAGTCATAAATTTTTCTGAGAAGAACATAAGTGACAGCAGAAGTTTGAGTATCTGCAGGACATACAATAGAAGCTTTGACAAGTGTGAAATACTTCATTCACTTTAGGGTTCTTATCCTCCCCTGGTGCAGAGGGAATGGGGTTTCTTTTGATTCTACTGTTACCCAGTCCTCTTTCTGCCTTTATATGATCTGTCAGTTTAACTCCTCAAAGAGGAACAAACTAAATTAAAAGCCTTGTTCCACTGACCAAAGCTGAAGTGTACCTTGGCAAATGAAATAAGGGAAATCCAGGAAATGAAGTAGAACTGAACTTCTGCTACATCACAGAAGTATGAAATGTAATGCCTAAAATCAAGACTTGCTGACAACTGAATAACTGAGCAGTTCTCTTGAAATCAACATGACTAAGTATCAGTAAAGATTTCTGTAAACATTCGTCCTGAAAAGAAGTAAAAGGAGAAATGCTGTGAAATTCAGGAAGAGAACTCATAGTCAATATAAAAtgcattgggaaaaaaagggggggggaaggaaaaaataaatccagaaatattttacctttttctccttgtttaaGACTTTTCACAAAATTTTCgtatcttttttgtttttctggattttttgcaAATGGTTTGAAGTCACTAGAACCAGCATTTGCTAACTGTCCCCCCAGCAGCGTCTGCCATTTGTGAGCAGCATCTTCTGGGGAGGCCAACTGGAATCTGCTACTTGGTGACTGCTGAggcactggttttgctttcacttGTTGTTCAGATGCTTCTTTCACTTGTTTGAGTCTTTCTCTATCTTTCTCAGACAGATATTCCAAAACAGAAGGAGATGGACCTAAGGCAGAAAAAAGCAGTAAAGAGAAATCAGTtaagataaatgaaaaattactataATTATTTCTTCCACTTTAGTAGAAGAAAAATCCCTACCACATGTGTATAAATTCAGATAAATTCTGCTCTTAAGCAGAAATTAACAATAAAATGGCATACatggcaaataaaaatatggcCACAATTACATCTTTTACGCTATTTACATACAACTTGATAAAATTTACTATTGTAGATACAAATGTGAGCCACAGTCACAAACTATCTTGTCAGTATATCTGAATGTATTTCAGtaaaacattttacagaaaaaattatcaCAGCCTATTATATTCATAAAAGGCCATGACCCTCTCAAAAAAACACAATCCAACACATactttttgtctttaaaatatttaagtaaattAATATACAGACAGTTATGTCAACAATGCACCTGCTGAGATGAAACTGAACAATGAAATGGAACTAGCTATGGTACCTAGATTTGATATATTTATGTTAGAAAATTAACACTCAAGGTCAGAGTAAATCCTTACTGTTCTGTAACTAAACACACAAACATGCTTGAAACACAAGCAAAGACATGGTCAGGTATGTTCCCACCTTTCAGCTCAGTCTCCCCCAGCTGTTCCCTCCTCTGAGCTGCATTCAAAGCATGCCTGCTGTGGTGGGCTGGGTCACTCTGCAGTTTCCCAGCTGACTCCTCCAATGCCTTCTGCAGGTGGCAGCTTTCATTCC contains:
- the GPATCH1 gene encoding G patch domain-containing protein 1 isoform X2; the encoded protein is MAESSDSEEEDLVSYGSALQPLQEGERIKKPVPLQEQTVKDAKGRYQRFHGAFTGGFSAGYFNTVGTKEGWTPSAFVSSRQKRADRTVLGPEDFMDEEDLSEFGIAPKDITTTDDFASKAKDRIKEKARQIAGVVAPIPGTTAFDDLIGPSKITVGVELLRKMGWKEGQGIGPRVKRKPRRQKPDPTVKIYGCALPPGLSEGSEDEEDEYQPENVTFAPKDVMPVDLTPKENVHGLGYKGLDPSQALFGASGREHLNLFSGGSEETSNLLGDLRHSKGRKLGITGQAFGVGALEEEDDDIYATDTLSKYDTVLKDEEPGDGLYGWTAPKQYKSKNRSERDFKYIGKVLAGFSLASKPSAPVKIYPPPSLPRNYRPVHHFRPVLPAGNESCHLQKALEESAGKLQSDPAHHSRHALNAAQRREQLGETELKGPSPSVLEYLSEKDRERLKQVKEASEQQVKAKPVPQQSPSSRFQLASPEDAAHKWQTLLGGQLANAGSSDFKPFAKNPEKQKRYENFVKSLKQGEKGERLERFFDQNMSEWERGREQEEFFRAAMFYRSSNSTLSSRFTRAKYEDDVDKVEVPRDQENDIDDKETAVKMKMFGKLTRDNFEWHPDKLLCKRFNVRDPYPDSSVVGLPKVKRDKYSVFNFLTVPEPTTSVAQATNEKIQESNSLNKPKKSSRWDVSDKEKEKKDSISEFISLARSKADAQQQPPVPAKEECGTGTTETPPSVVADEDKDQEEESKRPPMDLFKAIFVSSSDEKSSSSEEEESDEEQQPTTSERQSETTKLADVADSSSSNLQESVTATTDSGIPSLPTSKQELDAAEEFGPKLPPAFSPGTTWQQQTEVPAAFPGPSRKEKHRKIRERHKTKKERKRKKEKKKKHKKQKNKGKHKNKKSEKDSSSDTTDSSDSLSDMDTTGLSPKELLRRLKQLQY
- the GPATCH1 gene encoding G patch domain-containing protein 1 isoform X1; amino-acid sequence: MAESSDSEEEDLVSYGSALQPLQEGERIKKPVPLQEQTVKDAKGRYQRFHGAFTGGFSAGYFNTVGTKEGWTPSAFVSSRQKRADRTVLGPEDFMDEEDLSEFGIAPKDITTTDDFASKAKDRIKEKARQIAGVVAPIPGTTAFDDLIGPSKITVGVELLRKMGWKEGQGIGPRVKRKPRRQKPDPTVKIYGCALPPGLSEGSEDEEDEYQPENVTFAPKDVMPVDLTPKENVHGLGYKGLDPSQALFGASGREHLNLFSGGSEETSNLLGDLRHSKGRKLGITGQAFGVGALEEEDDDIYATDTLSKYDTVLKDEEPGDGLYGWTAPKQYKSKNRSERDFKYIGKVLAGFSLASKPSAPVKIYPPPSLPRNYRPVHHFRPVLPAGNESCHLQKALEESAGKLQSDPAHHSRHALNAAQRREQLGETELKGPSPSVLEYLSEKDRERLKQVKEASEQQVKAKPVPQQSPSSRFQLASPEDAAHKWQTLLGGQLANAGSSDFKPFAKNPEKQKRYENFVKSLKQGEKGERLERFFDQNMSEWERGREQEEFFRAAMFYRSSNSTLSSRFTRAKYEDDVDKVEVPRDQENDIDDKETAVKMKMFGKLTRDNFEWHPDKLLCKRFNVRDPYPDSSVVGLPKVKRDKYSVFNFLTVPEPTTSVAQATNEKIQESNSLNKPKKSSRWDVSDKEKEKKDSISEFISLARSKADAQQQPPVPAKEECGTGTTETPPSVQVADEDKDQEEESKRPPMDLFKAIFVSSSDEKSSSSEEEESDEEQQPTTSERQSETTKLADVADSSSSNLQESVTATTDSGIPSLPTSKQELDAAEEFGPKLPPAFSPGTTWQQQTEVPAAFPGPSRKEKHRKIRERHKTKKERKRKKEKKKKHKKQKNKGKHKNKKSEKDSSSDTTDSSDSLSDMDTTGLSPKELLRRLKQLQY